In a single window of the Capsicum annuum cultivar UCD-10X-F1 unplaced genomic scaffold, UCD10Xv1.1 ctg28794, whole genome shotgun sequence genome:
- the LOC124891006 gene encoding 60S ribosomal protein L2, mitochondrial-like translates to MRQRRALRQFTLSTGKSAGRNSSGRITVFHRGGGSKRLQRRIDLKRKTESIGVVERIERAPNRSSRITPVRWFPRGVRQCNTIEEFAPPRKILESKSPTTTICAPFSFSSLPGKGDQKRVVCFSPGRMATYVVVGLPTRMPSWSMSPFYTSKDAGSKETCAKDVFFSTLSSPKAKGETASLSFSSSFGFPRIAVAGANPAFYSPRMREKVRGKNTFSL, encoded by the coding sequence ATGAGACAAAGGAGAGCACTTAGACAATTCACTTTGAGTACAGGGAAGTCTGCTGGTAGGAATTCCTCAGGGCGTATTACAGTTTTTCACCGAGGGGGTGGATCGAAGCGATTGCAGCGAAGAATTGATCTGAAACGAAAGACTGAGTCTATAGGCGTTGTAGAAAGGATAGAACGTGCGCCTAATCGCTCTTCTCGGATCACTCCGGTACGATGGTTCCCCAGAGGGGTCCGCCAATGCAACACGATAGAAGAGTTCGCTCCTCCACGTAAGATCCTCGAATCAAAATCACCCACGACTACCATCTGCGCTCCATTTTCGTTCTCTTCCCTGCCCGGGAAGGGGGATCAAAAAAGGGTAGTTTGCTTCTCTCCTGGGCGGATGGCCACTTATGTAGTGGTCGGCCTTCCTACCAGAATGCCTTCTTGGTCGATGAGCCCCTTTTATACTAGTAAGGACGCAGGAAGCAAAGAAACTTGCGCGAAGGACGTTTTCTTCTCTACCCTCTCCTCTCCAAAGGCCAAGGGAGAGACTGCATCCCTTTCCTTCAGTAGCTCTTTTGGTTTCCCAAGGATAGCGGTAGCTGGAGCAAATCCCGCTTTCTACTCTCCGCGAATGAGAGAGAAAGTCAGAGGAAAAAACACGTTCTCTCTT